From Zerene cesonia ecotype Mississippi chromosome 13, Zerene_cesonia_1.1, whole genome shotgun sequence, the proteins below share one genomic window:
- the LOC119831197 gene encoding cytochrome P450 6B5-like: MIVFGLLVCAVIILCFAYINGQYNEQYWKKRNVPFYSEHKVMGVFWDFAIKRKPVFQNLNKVYKKFRKEPAVGIGSLVTPTLYVIDPTNIQHVVATDFNSFSHRGLDINEGDQLADNILFMNGNRWKLMRQSMSPLFTSSKLKSMYYIIDKSAMDFVEHLRMNKQLLKGNAFDTLCSFCSAAIGAAVFGVSTGSIFDSPFLDMARKSTQPTLLANVKLSIANMSNRLFGLLGLKLFTEYEDFFIGAIKQIIRLRENEKTKRHDFADICVALQNAGNIVDKETGLELKPTDELLAAQAFFFFIAGVEPTAQVLFATLIELGKHPEYLQQVHDEIDETFKKHNNKMDFDIVMNMRLLDMVVNEAMRIHPPIGFLNRLCIKDTILPVGNIKVEKGTRIMMPVYEVQHDEKYFPEPEKFMPERFAPENKHNVLDSTFMPFGKGNRVCVGTRYATLQTKAGLVHLLRNFTVRTVIQGDGPKYVPHPMQVRLVNIDVEFIPRSVPT, encoded by the coding sequence ATGATCGTGTTCGGACTATTAGTCTGcgctgtaataattttatgtttcgcTTACATAAACGGACAATACAATGAGCAGTATTGGAAGAAAAGAAATGTGCCCTTTTATTCGGAGCACAAAGTGATGGGGGTGTTTTGGGACTTTGCAATTAAAAGGAAGCCGGTTTTTCAAAATCTTAACAAAGTTTACAAAAAGTTCCGCAAAGAACCGGCCGTTGGTATCGGTTCATTGGTAACACCGACTTTATATGTGATTGATCCCACTAACATACAACATGTCGTGGCAACTGACTTCAACTCCTTCAGTCACCGAGGACTGGATATAAATGAGGGGGATCAACTCGCCGACAATATTCTCTTCATGAACGGAAATCGCTGGAAGCTGATGCGTCAAAGCATGTCACCGCTGTTCACATCTTCTAAATTGAAATCCATGTACTACATCATAGATAAAAGCGCCATGGACTTCGTGGAACACTTGAGGATGAATAAACAGCTATTGAAAGGTAATGCATTTGATACTTTATGTTCGTTCTGCAGTGCAGCTATAGGAGCCGCTGTGTTTGGAGTGAGCACGGGATCCATTTTCGATTCGCCATTCCTTGATATGGCACGCAAATCCACGCAACCAACGTTGTTGGCTAATGTGAAACTCAGTATTGCCAATATGAGCAACCGATTATTCGGTCTCTtaggattaaaattatttaccgaGTACGAAGATTTCTTCATTGGTGCCATTAAGCAAATTATACGCCTAcgagaaaatgaaaaaaccaAACGACACGACTTCGCTGATATATGCGTAGCATTACAGAATGCTGGCAACATTGTAGATAAAGAAACTGGCTTAGAACTAAAACCAACAGATGAGCTATTGGCAGCACAAgcctttttcttctttatagcAGGTGTGGAACCTACAGCTCAAGTGTTATTTGCAACATTAATAGAACTTGGAAAACATCCGGAATACTTACAACAAGTCCACGACGAAATCGATGAAACTTTTAAGAAGCATAATAACAAAATGGATTTCGACATTGTAATGAATATGAGGCTCCTGGATATGGTTGTAAATGAAGCAATGCGAATCCACCCACCCATTGGCTTTTTAAATAGACTATGTATTAAAGACACTATTCTGCCAGTTGGTAACATTAAAGTGGAGAAAGGAACAAGGATCATGATGCCAGTATATGAAGTGCAACACGATGAAAAATACTTTCCAGAACCCGAAAAATTTATGCCAGAACGATTCGCACCAGAAAATAAGCACAATGTACTTGATAGTACCTTTATGCCATTTGGGAAGGGAAATAGAGTGTGTGTGGGTACTAGATATGCTACGTTACAAACTAAAGCTGGCCTAGTGCATTTGCTTCGCAATTTCACAGTAAGGACTGTTATTCAGGGTGATGGACCCAAATACGTTCCTCACCCAATGCAAGTGAGACTAGTAAATATAGATGTTGAATTCATACCGAGGTCTGTTCCCACATAA